In Chitinophagaceae bacterium, one DNA window encodes the following:
- a CDS encoding NUDIX domain-containing protein produces MAENIELEKEGIVYSGYLKIKEGSIKHKLPGGKTVEYKREKIDKKDAVCVLLYHKIRKTIILVSQFRYAVNDRIKEPLLEAVAGIVDSHDKTPEQAAIRELKEETGIRLKKENLIFLTEIFPSPGYTSEKIFIYLGLIDEDIEIKKTAGVETENEYIETVEIPVKEFYKSCSDGRVADAKTVIAGLLSVSNAHIII; encoded by the coding sequence ATGGCAGAAAATATAGAACTTGAAAAAGAAGGTATAGTATATAGTGGATACTTAAAAATCAAAGAGGGAAGTATCAAGCATAAATTGCCGGGCGGGAAAACCGTTGAATATAAGCGAGAAAAAATTGATAAAAAGGATGCTGTCTGTGTCTTACTATACCATAAAATCAGAAAAACTATAATCTTAGTATCTCAATTCCGATATGCAGTAAATGACAGAATTAAAGAGCCCTTGCTTGAAGCTGTTGCCGGTATAGTAGATAGTCATGATAAAACACCGGAACAGGCAGCTATTCGGGAATTAAAAGAAGAGACAGGGATTAGGCTAAAGAAAGAAAACTTAATTTTTTTGACAGAAATATTTCCTTCACCGGGATATACATCTGAGAAGATATTTATCTATCTGGGACTAATAGATGAGGATATTGAAATTAAAAAAACAGCCGGCGTTGAAACAGAAAATGAATATATTGAAACCGTTGAAATCCCGGTAAAAGAATTTTACAAAAGCTGTTCTGATGGTAGAGTAGCAGATGCTAAAACAGTGATTGCCGGATTGTTAAGTGTATCTAATGCTCACATCATAATTTAA
- a CDS encoding nucleoside triphosphate pyrophosphohydrolase, whose product MKINKTQESQAFEKLLIIMDELREKCPWDKKQTMETLRPLSIEELYELSDAIINNDLPGVKEELGDLMLHIVFYAKIAQEEKAFNITEVLNEISEKLVRRHPHVYGETRVENEEDVKKNWEKLKLLEGKTSVLSGVPQSLPSLIKAQRIQEKAAKVGFEWDKTEQVWEKVKEEIDELEEARKENAGVEKLEEEFGDILFALVNYARFIGVDPDNALTKTNKKFIRRFSYIEKEAENSGLNLNDMTLDQMDNLWNEAKKLKKN is encoded by the coding sequence ATGAAAATAAATAAAACTCAAGAAAGTCAAGCTTTTGAAAAGTTACTTATCATTATGGATGAGCTGAGGGAAAAGTGTCCCTGGGACAAAAAACAAACCATGGAAACGCTCAGGCCTCTTTCTATAGAAGAATTATATGAACTCTCAGATGCAATTATAAATAATGATTTACCCGGTGTAAAAGAAGAATTAGGTGACCTTATGCTCCATATCGTTTTTTATGCTAAAATTGCGCAAGAAGAAAAGGCATTTAATATAACAGAAGTACTGAATGAAATTTCAGAGAAGCTTGTTAGAAGACATCCACATGTATATGGCGAAACCCGGGTTGAAAATGAAGAAGATGTTAAAAAAAACTGGGAGAAACTTAAGCTTTTAGAAGGAAAGACATCTGTTTTAAGTGGTGTTCCTCAATCACTACCGAGTCTAATTAAAGCACAAAGAATTCAGGAGAAGGCTGCAAAAGTTGGTTTTGAGTGGGACAAAACAGAACAAGTTTGGGAAAAAGTTAAAGAAGAAATAGATGAACTTGAAGAGGCCCGAAAAGAAAATGCCGGAGTAGAAAAACTGGAAGAAGAGTTTGGAGATATACTTTTTGCTTTAGTAAATTATGCAAGATTTATAGGAGTAGATCCGGATAATGCACTTACTAAAACTAATAAAAAATTTATCCGCCGATTTAGTTACATTGAAAAAGAGGCAGAAAATAGTGGTTTAAATCTTAATGATATGACACTCGACCAAATGGATAACCTTTGGAATGAAGCTAAAAAACTGAAAAAAAATTGA